In Gemmatimonadota bacterium, the following proteins share a genomic window:
- a CDS encoding OsmC family peroxiredoxin — VWHGSLHEGSGSMSTGSGAFEGGYSFGSRFQEAAGTNPEELVGAAHAGCFSMALAAGLSRAGFKPERIDTRANVHLEKVGEGFQITRIELDTAGTVPGIDEATFRKHAQDAKANCPVSNLYKGAEIALNARLQG, encoded by the coding sequence GTTTGGCACGGCTCGCTCCACGAGGGCAGCGGCAGCATGAGCACCGGCAGTGGCGCCTTCGAGGGCGGCTACTCCTTCGGCTCGCGCTTCCAGGAGGCGGCCGGCACCAATCCCGAGGAACTGGTCGGCGCTGCCCACGCCGGCTGCTTCTCCATGGCCCTGGCCGCAGGCCTGTCCCGCGCCGGCTTCAAGCCCGAGCGCATCGACACCCGCGCCAACGTGCACCTCGAAAAGGTAGGCGAAGGCTTCCAGATCACGCGCATCGAGCTGGACACCGCGGGCACGGTGCCCGGCATTGACGAGGCCACGTTCCGCAAGCATGCGCAGGACGCCAAGGCTAACTGCCCCGTCTCGAATCTCTACAAGGGTGCCGAGATCGCCCTGAACGCTCGACTCCAGGGGTAG